One window of the Runella slithyformis DSM 19594 genome contains the following:
- a CDS encoding Gfo/Idh/MocA family protein: MNHQKTFSNGDSRRDFIKKALTGTAALTVGGILPGFSAKSYGRILGANEKVRLGVMGVNSRGYALASNFALQPNCEVVSISDVDSRAAEKCINAVQKIQNTKPKDVPDFRKALEDKDVDALVIAAPDHWHAPAAILASKAGKHVYLEKPCSHNPYEGELLVAVAAKYKNVIQMGNQRRSWPNVQQALKDIQDGVIGRPYFAKGWYTNNRASIGVGKETAVPSWLNYDLWQGPAPRRAYKDNILHYNWHWFWHWGTGEALNNGTHMLDLMRWGLGVEFPTKVSSSGGRYRYQDDWEAPDTQVINLEFGKDKFMTWEGRSCNSRNVEGSSVGVSFYGEKGTLEYGGGNAYKIYDLDNKIVKDVKNDLVIDPRNKMDPSQALDAFHFQNFVSAIKEGTPLASGIVGGHQSTLLCQLGNIALRSNSILEIDPTNGHILHNKAAKKLWKREYEKGWEPTI, translated from the coding sequence ATGAATCATCAGAAAACATTCTCAAACGGTGACTCTCGCCGCGATTTTATCAAAAAAGCACTCACCGGTACAGCGGCATTGACGGTTGGCGGTATTTTGCCGGGATTCAGCGCCAAAAGCTACGGCCGGATCCTCGGAGCCAATGAAAAAGTCCGACTCGGGGTCATGGGCGTCAACAGTCGGGGATATGCTTTGGCGAGCAATTTTGCCCTGCAACCCAACTGTGAAGTTGTCTCTATCTCGGATGTAGATTCACGGGCGGCTGAAAAATGCATCAATGCGGTTCAGAAAATTCAAAACACCAAACCCAAAGACGTGCCGGACTTTCGTAAAGCCCTGGAAGATAAAGACGTAGACGCGCTCGTGATTGCCGCACCCGACCATTGGCACGCTCCGGCGGCTATTTTGGCCTCCAAAGCGGGTAAGCACGTTTATTTGGAAAAACCGTGCAGTCACAATCCGTATGAAGGTGAACTGCTCGTAGCGGTGGCCGCCAAGTACAAAAATGTGATTCAAATGGGCAACCAGCGTCGGTCGTGGCCGAATGTACAACAAGCCCTCAAAGATATTCAGGACGGCGTGATCGGACGGCCGTATTTTGCCAAAGGTTGGTACACCAACAACCGCGCCTCCATCGGCGTAGGGAAAGAAACGGCCGTTCCGTCGTGGCTCAATTATGATCTGTGGCAGGGTCCTGCGCCGCGTCGTGCGTACAAAGACAATATCCTGCATTACAATTGGCACTGGTTCTGGCATTGGGGCACGGGCGAAGCCCTCAACAACGGCACCCACATGCTCGACCTCATGCGTTGGGGATTGGGCGTCGAATTTCCCACCAAAGTTTCCTCCTCGGGTGGCCGTTATCGCTACCAAGACGACTGGGAAGCGCCCGATACGCAGGTAATCAACTTAGAATTCGGCAAGGATAAATTCATGACGTGGGAAGGGCGCAGCTGCAACAGCCGCAACGTAGAAGGCAGCAGTGTGGGGGTTTCTTTTTACGGAGAAAAAGGAACCTTGGAGTACGGCGGAGGCAATGCCTACAAGATTTACGACTTAGACAATAAGATCGTCAAAGACGTAAAGAATGACTTGGTCATCGACCCGCGCAACAAAATGGATCCTTCGCAGGCGTTGGATGCATTCCACTTTCAAAACTTTGTTTCAGCCATTAAAGAAGGCACCCCGTTAGCGTCAGGAATCGTGGGCGGGCATCAGAGTACGCTGCTTTGCCAATTGGGCAATATTGCCCTGCGTTCCAACAGCATTTTGGAGATTGACCCTACCAACGGTCATATTCTTCATAACAAAGCCGCTAAAAAACTTTGGAAACGGGAATATGAAAAAGGTTGGGAGCCAACAATTTAA
- a CDS encoding Gfo/Idh/MocA family protein has translation MENNRRDFLKTASATGLGLLASNPFAAYATTPDEWEQVHEQATRTRVQKFNMSGYAAPKLDKVRIGFIGLGNRGMGAVERMNKIEGVEIKALCDLRPERVKGAKKLVEVSGHRPETYVGTPEIWKKLAERTDLDLIYILTPWAFHTPMAVFSMEHGKHVCVEVPAAKTIEEAWQLVETSERTQKHCMMVENCCYDFSELLTLNLARNGFFGEIVHGEAAYIHNLQEYIFSKTHFYQLWELHEMYGRKGNLYPTHGLGPICQVMNINRGDKMAYLTSMSSNDFVLGKLARELAAKDDFYTPYAEKSFNGNMSTTTIKTHKGKTMMVQYDVSSPRPYSRIQLVSGTKAVGLKYPEPARYSTGHEWMSAEEYRALEQKYLPPIVKKMGEIAKNVGGHGGMDFLMDWRTIDCLRNGLPLDQDVYDAALWSSIAPLSGWSVAHRSNSLDVPDFTGGSWKTNAPVDISMTKGGTTQAKV, from the coding sequence ATGGAAAACAACCGCAGAGATTTCTTAAAAACGGCAAGTGCAACAGGTCTGGGGCTTTTGGCTTCCAATCCTTTTGCGGCATATGCCACTACGCCCGACGAATGGGAACAAGTGCATGAACAGGCCACCCGCACCCGCGTCCAAAAGTTCAACATGAGTGGCTACGCCGCGCCCAAGCTCGATAAAGTGCGCATTGGATTCATCGGTTTGGGCAATCGCGGCATGGGGGCCGTGGAGCGGATGAACAAAATCGAGGGCGTAGAGATCAAGGCCCTTTGTGACCTTCGCCCGGAGAGAGTAAAGGGCGCTAAAAAGTTGGTGGAAGTCTCGGGGCATCGCCCCGAAACCTACGTCGGTACTCCCGAGATCTGGAAAAAATTGGCCGAACGCACCGATTTGGATTTGATCTATATTCTCACGCCTTGGGCATTTCATACGCCGATGGCGGTCTTTTCAATGGAGCACGGCAAGCACGTGTGCGTGGAAGTTCCTGCCGCCAAAACCATTGAAGAAGCCTGGCAATTGGTCGAAACCTCCGAGCGGACCCAAAAGCACTGCATGATGGTGGAAAACTGCTGCTATGATTTTTCGGAATTGCTCACGCTCAACTTGGCCCGTAACGGTTTCTTCGGGGAGATTGTCCACGGCGAAGCCGCCTATATCCACAATTTGCAGGAATATATATTCTCCAAAACGCATTTTTATCAATTGTGGGAGCTTCACGAAATGTACGGGCGCAAAGGAAATCTGTACCCGACGCACGGATTGGGACCGATTTGTCAGGTAATGAACATCAATCGCGGGGATAAAATGGCGTATCTGACGTCTATGTCGAGCAATGATTTTGTGTTGGGGAAGTTGGCCAGAGAACTGGCCGCCAAAGATGATTTTTATACACCTTATGCCGAAAAATCCTTCAACGGCAACATGAGCACGACGACCATCAAAACCCATAAAGGAAAAACCATGATGGTGCAGTACGATGTGTCGTCGCCGCGACCCTATTCACGAATCCAATTGGTGAGCGGTACCAAGGCCGTAGGGTTGAAATACCCCGAACCCGCACGGTATTCTACCGGCCACGAATGGATGAGTGCGGAAGAATACCGTGCGTTGGAACAAAAATACCTGCCCCCGATCGTGAAAAAAATGGGGGAGATCGCCAAAAATGTCGGCGGCCACGGCGGCATGGATTTTCTGATGGATTGGCGCACGATCGACTGCCTTCGCAACGGTCTCCCGCTCGACCAAGACGTGTACGATGCCGCGCTGTGGAGCAGTATTGCTCCGTTGAGCGGCTGGTCGGTGGCCCATCGTTCCAACTCCCTTGACGTACCTGACTTTACGGGCGGTTCGTGGAAGACCAACGCTCCCGTCGATATTTCGATGACCAAAGGCGGGACCACGCAGGCAAAAGTGTAG
- a CDS encoding SDR family NAD(P)-dependent oxidoreductase, translating into MNEFNQQAALVTGAASGIGLAIAHKLLAEGAKVALLDCNEKGLQNEFAGYKEQVMLIGVDITDEALVQETVDQVLAHFGKIDILVNCVGITGATNLKSHEVSSENLHKVFEVNFMSCFYTSKAVLPSMMAQNYGRILHIASIAGKEGNAGMLAYSASKAAVIGLTKVQGKEYAEYGITVNALAPAVIQTPLVDALPDVQVKYMTDKIPMKRCGTLDEAADLVAYIVSSKNSFTTGFTFDLSGGRATY; encoded by the coding sequence ATGAATGAGTTCAACCAACAGGCAGCATTAGTAACGGGCGCGGCGTCGGGAATTGGGTTAGCCATTGCCCATAAACTCCTTGCCGAAGGGGCGAAAGTTGCCCTGCTTGATTGTAACGAAAAAGGGTTACAGAATGAATTTGCAGGATACAAAGAGCAGGTTATGCTCATCGGAGTGGACATAACCGACGAAGCCCTCGTGCAGGAAACCGTCGATCAAGTGCTCGCTCACTTTGGTAAAATAGATATTCTCGTCAACTGTGTGGGAATCACGGGTGCGACCAACCTCAAAAGCCACGAAGTGAGCAGTGAGAATTTGCACAAAGTGTTTGAAGTCAATTTTATGAGTTGTTTTTACACGTCCAAAGCTGTTTTGCCTTCTATGATGGCCCAAAACTACGGGCGTATCCTGCACATTGCCTCGATTGCCGGTAAAGAAGGAAACGCGGGTATGTTGGCTTATTCGGCTTCCAAAGCGGCAGTCATTGGACTCACCAAAGTGCAGGGCAAAGAATACGCTGAATACGGCATTACCGTCAATGCCCTGGCTCCGGCGGTGATTCAAACGCCTTTGGTCGATGCTCTGCCCGACGTACAGGTAAAATACATGACTGATAAAATTCCAATGAAACGCTGTGGCACGCTCGACGAAGCGGCCGATTTGGTGGCCTATATCGTATCGTCCAAAAACAGTTTCACTACCGGCTTTACCTTCGATTTATCGGGAGGAAGAGCGACGTATTAA
- a CDS encoding DegT/DnrJ/EryC1/StrS family aminotransferase, with protein sequence MPSNHFSRREFLKRNSLTGLGVVLTPSLVAKTVEHTTTAPPFSLAEPPALMGGKPVRTKAWPTWPIWKPETDEKQLLEVIRSGVWSRAAVVTEFEAKWAETVGAKRSLAVVNGTNALITALMQLDIRGGDEVLVPPYTFIGTVAPVIATGAMPVFVDVDPETFQMDPAKIEAKITPRTKAIIPVHILGLPANMPSILAIAKKHNLVVIEDACQAHMAEINRQKVGTFGDAGCFSFQNSKNLAIGEAGAIVSNNDLFMDKCFSYHNYGNPFGMASGVIGAGTIIQGNKQRITEYQAAIGLAQLKRLDAETTLRNENAAYLKAKIEKIPGIVPYKLYGNVTRAAFHLFPFRYKKEGFKGLSRDTFLKALSAEGIPCSKGYATLNNMPYLNDAFQSKNFRQLYPKAQLDFKNYVERNHCPQNDRLCNEEAVWFTQNMLLGTKADMDEIANAIEKIYTHADKLLSVK encoded by the coding sequence ATGCCTTCTAACCATTTTTCAAGACGTGAATTCCTGAAACGAAATTCGCTGACAGGCTTAGGAGTCGTATTGACGCCTTCTCTTGTTGCCAAAACGGTTGAGCATACAACTACCGCTCCCCCATTTTCATTGGCCGAACCGCCGGCTTTAATGGGCGGCAAGCCGGTACGGACCAAAGCATGGCCGACTTGGCCCATCTGGAAACCCGAAACCGACGAAAAACAACTGCTTGAAGTGATTCGGAGCGGCGTGTGGTCGCGGGCGGCCGTGGTCACCGAATTTGAAGCCAAATGGGCCGAAACCGTGGGTGCCAAACGTTCGCTGGCCGTAGTGAACGGCACCAATGCGTTGATTACCGCTTTGATGCAGCTCGATATTCGCGGTGGCGATGAGGTGTTGGTACCGCCTTATACTTTTATCGGTACGGTAGCCCCCGTCATTGCCACCGGTGCGATGCCCGTTTTTGTGGACGTGGACCCCGAAACATTTCAGATGGATCCGGCCAAGATCGAAGCTAAAATCACGCCCCGCACCAAGGCCATCATTCCGGTGCATATTTTGGGTTTGCCAGCCAATATGCCGTCCATTTTGGCCATTGCCAAAAAGCATAATCTGGTGGTGATCGAAGATGCCTGTCAGGCGCACATGGCCGAGATCAACCGCCAAAAAGTGGGCACCTTCGGCGATGCAGGTTGTTTTAGTTTCCAGAACTCCAAAAACTTAGCCATCGGTGAAGCGGGAGCCATTGTGAGCAACAATGACCTGTTTATGGACAAATGTTTTTCGTACCACAACTACGGCAATCCTTTCGGCATGGCGTCGGGGGTGATTGGCGCGGGAACGATCATTCAGGGAAATAAGCAACGAATCACGGAATATCAGGCAGCCATCGGTCTGGCGCAACTCAAACGATTGGATGCCGAAACCACGCTCCGCAACGAGAATGCGGCGTATCTGAAAGCCAAAATTGAGAAAATCCCGGGCATTGTTCCCTACAAACTGTACGGCAACGTGACGCGGGCCGCTTTTCACCTGTTTCCGTTTCGTTACAAAAAAGAAGGTTTTAAAGGACTGTCGCGTGATACGTTCCTGAAAGCGTTGTCGGCCGAGGGAATTCCGTGCTCCAAAGGCTACGCTACGCTGAACAACATGCCGTATCTGAACGACGCGTTTCAGTCGAAAAATTTCCGACAACTATACCCGAAAGCGCAGCTTGATTTTAAGAATTACGTTGAGCGTAATCATTGCCCCCAAAATGACCGTCTCTGCAACGAAGAAGCCGTTTGGTTTACCCAAAATATGTTGTTGGGCACCAAGGCGGACATGGACGAAATCGCCAATGCCATCGAAAAAATCTACACCCACGCCGATAAACTCCTGAGTGTCAAATGA
- a CDS encoding Gfo/Idh/MocA family protein, whose product MIKSVVSRRKFVKNAALAGLVINAVSPKRATAHSVAAGKRVGIIGLDTSHSTAFVKVLNAPEASADFLGYKVVAAYPQGSKDIESSTKRVPAYTEEVKKQNVEIVDSIADLLKKVDVVLLETNDGRLHLEQAVQVLKAGKRVFIDKPIAASLSDTLAIFEASKKHNIPVFSASSLRHIKGVEKVDKSIVVGADTFSPAVLEKTHPDLFWYGIHGVETLYTVMGTGCKQVVRIHNEGTDIVIGTWADGRVGTFRGTRTGKHDYGGTVYTKNGNIVLGPYGGYEPLLKDIVNYFETGAIPVSPEETIEIFTFMEAADESKRRGGAAVTLESVLKKATKG is encoded by the coding sequence ATGATAAAATCAGTTGTAAGCCGAAGAAAATTTGTTAAAAATGCCGCCTTGGCCGGTTTAGTCATCAATGCAGTCAGTCCCAAACGGGCAACAGCGCACTCCGTAGCCGCCGGCAAACGCGTAGGCATCATTGGCTTGGATACCTCCCACAGTACGGCTTTTGTCAAAGTACTCAATGCGCCTGAGGCAAGCGCTGATTTTCTGGGGTATAAAGTAGTGGCAGCCTACCCGCAGGGCAGCAAAGACATTGAAAGCAGCACCAAACGCGTTCCTGCCTATACCGAGGAGGTCAAAAAACAGAATGTGGAAATCGTCGATTCCATCGCCGACCTGCTCAAAAAAGTGGATGTCGTTTTGCTCGAGACCAACGACGGACGCCTCCACCTCGAACAGGCCGTTCAGGTACTCAAAGCGGGCAAGCGCGTTTTTATTGATAAACCCATTGCGGCTTCGCTTTCCGACACCCTCGCCATTTTTGAAGCTTCTAAAAAACACAACATTCCCGTGTTTTCGGCCTCGTCGCTGCGACACATCAAAGGCGTGGAAAAGGTGGACAAAAGCATCGTGGTCGGTGCCGATACATTCAGTCCGGCGGTACTGGAAAAAACGCACCCGGATCTGTTTTGGTACGGTATCCACGGCGTCGAAACGCTGTATACCGTCATGGGAACCGGCTGCAAACAGGTCGTTCGCATACATAATGAAGGAACAGACATCGTCATCGGCACCTGGGCCGACGGGCGCGTGGGTACTTTTCGCGGCACACGCACAGGAAAGCACGACTACGGCGGCACCGTTTACACCAAAAACGGCAACATCGTACTGGGTCCCTACGGCGGCTACGAACCTTTATTGAAAGACATTGTCAACTATTTTGAAACGGGCGCGATCCCCGTATCCCCCGAAGAAACCATCGAAATCTTTACGTTTATGGAAGCCGCCGACGAAAGCAAACGCCGGGGCGGAGCGGCCGTGACGCTCGAAAGTGTCTTGAAAAAAGCGACAAAGGGCTGA
- a CDS encoding neutral/alkaline non-lysosomal ceramidase N-terminal domain-containing protein, whose amino-acid sequence MRKHLWLIGLFVISSTWAKGWKAGVAKAIITPKESVWQAGYASRIHASEGKLHDLWAKALALEDENGKKCVLVTTDMLGFPKAMSDRIRTQLHDKFGLAKAQIILNSSHTHSGPVLDDALHDIYPLDANEEAKIARYSRQLEAQIIALVERAIKDLEPVELFAQNGVTRFQVNRRNNKEASLREQTELKGPNDYAVPVIKAVTPNGKLKAIAFGYACHPTVLDIYQFSGDYPGFAQIELENAHPGVTALFFQGAAGDQNPLPRRTIPLAQQYGRELAAAVERVLEEPMRALPAQLQTAYSEITLPLSAPPTEAELLKTQSETTPYLQRWATRTLAEMKRGKPFITSYPYPLQIWQLGDQSLFSFGGELVIEYAIECKKRFGPDIFVMGYSNDVMGYIPSATILKEGGYEGASSQMVYGLPSAWDTSVPALIYAEVNRLAEQLGFPRQK is encoded by the coding sequence ATGAGAAAGCATCTTTGGCTGATTGGGCTTTTCGTCATTTCATCGACCTGGGCAAAAGGCTGGAAAGCGGGCGTTGCCAAAGCAATCATTACCCCCAAAGAGTCTGTGTGGCAGGCAGGGTATGCCTCCCGTATTCATGCGTCGGAGGGGAAACTGCACGATTTATGGGCTAAAGCGTTGGCATTGGAAGATGAGAACGGTAAAAAGTGCGTGCTCGTCACGACGGATATGCTGGGTTTTCCCAAAGCCATGTCGGACCGTATCCGAACGCAACTTCATGACAAATTTGGCCTGGCCAAGGCCCAAATCATTTTGAACAGCTCGCACACGCACTCAGGTCCCGTGTTGGATGATGCGCTGCACGATATTTACCCGTTGGATGCCAACGAGGAAGCCAAAATAGCCCGTTATTCACGTCAACTGGAAGCGCAGATCATTGCATTGGTCGAGCGGGCGATAAAAGATTTGGAACCCGTCGAACTGTTTGCCCAAAACGGAGTCACGCGGTTTCAGGTCAATCGCCGCAACAACAAAGAAGCATCCTTGCGCGAACAAACCGAGCTCAAAGGCCCCAATGATTATGCCGTACCGGTCATTAAAGCCGTGACACCCAATGGCAAATTAAAAGCAATCGCCTTTGGCTATGCCTGTCACCCGACGGTGCTCGACATTTATCAATTTTCGGGGGATTACCCGGGGTTTGCCCAAATCGAATTGGAAAATGCCCACCCGGGCGTTACTGCACTGTTTTTTCAGGGAGCCGCCGGCGACCAAAACCCGTTGCCCCGACGCACCATTCCGTTAGCGCAACAGTACGGACGCGAATTGGCCGCGGCTGTAGAACGAGTGTTGGAAGAACCCATGCGCGCATTGCCCGCCCAACTTCAAACGGCTTATTCTGAGATAACGCTGCCCCTTTCAGCCCCGCCGACCGAAGCGGAATTGCTTAAAACCCAGAGCGAAACAACGCCGTACCTCCAACGGTGGGCCACACGAACCTTGGCTGAAATGAAACGGGGAAAGCCGTTTATCACCTCCTATCCCTATCCGTTGCAAATCTGGCAATTGGGCGACCAGTCGCTGTTCAGCTTCGGCGGCGAACTCGTCATCGAATACGCCATTGAATGTAAAAAGCGATTCGGCCCGGACATTTTTGTGATGGGTTATTCCAACGACGTGATGGGCTATATTCCCTCCGCAACGATTTTGAAGGAAGGCGGTTACGAAGGAGCTTCTTCGCAAATGGTGTACGGGCTTCCGAGTGCCTGGGATACTTCGGTGCCTGCATTGATCTATGCAGAAGTCAACCGATTGGCGGAGCAGCTCGGCTTTCCGAGGCAGAAATAA
- a CDS encoding Bax inhibitor-1/YccA family protein — protein sequence MANPTLSEKTFIKSAQEGIGQGKMTVQGTVNKIILLGGIVIATAVASWFLFASNPALIMPLAIGGAVAGLVIALILAFKQHLAPTLAPIYAVVEGVFVGATTLVFESMYPGIGLSAVLLTFAILAGMVGLYKAGVIRATPTFKRTIMAATAGVAIFYLVALVLRMFGIEMPLIYDNGWFGIGFSLFVVGLAAFNLVLDLDRIEQGADYGAPKYMEWYCAFGMIVTIVWLYIEVLRLLSKLSSRD from the coding sequence ATGGCAAATCCAACCTTATCGGAGAAAACCTTCATAAAATCTGCTCAGGAAGGCATTGGGCAGGGAAAAATGACCGTACAGGGCACGGTCAATAAAATCATTCTTTTGGGTGGAATCGTCATCGCCACGGCGGTGGCAAGTTGGTTTTTGTTTGCTTCCAATCCTGCGCTTATCATGCCGTTGGCCATTGGCGGGGCCGTTGCAGGCTTGGTGATTGCGTTGATTCTGGCCTTTAAACAACACCTTGCGCCTACGCTTGCCCCAATTTACGCCGTGGTAGAGGGTGTTTTTGTGGGGGCTACTACCCTCGTATTTGAAAGTATGTATCCGGGCATCGGCCTTTCGGCGGTGCTGTTGACCTTTGCCATTTTGGCCGGTATGGTCGGTTTATACAAAGCGGGGGTCATTCGTGCCACTCCGACATTTAAGCGTACGATCATGGCCGCTACGGCGGGGGTGGCTATTTTTTACCTCGTCGCCCTGGTTTTGCGAATGTTTGGCATTGAAATGCCGCTTATTTACGACAACGGCTGGTTTGGCATTGGCTTTTCGCTGTTTGTGGTCGGTTTGGCGGCCTTTAACCTGGTCCTTGACCTTGACAGAATTGAGCAGGGGGCCGACTATGGCGCGCCCAAATACATGGAATGGTACTGTGCCTTCGGCATGATCGTAACGATCGTGTGGCTGTACATTGAAGTACTTCGGCTGTTGTCGAAGCTTTCGAGCCGTGATTAA